A single genomic interval of Spirosoma linguale DSM 74 harbors:
- a CDS encoding phosphatidylserine decarboxylase-related protein (PFAM: phosphatidylserine decarboxylase-related~KEGG: phosphatidylserine decarboxylase; K01613 phosphatidylserine decarboxylase), which translates to MVLKAKPQALSPSIQALKELIEGDTVLTFLANNAFQQNGNIIEAHQATKDVPIPRIPDLETLLHAFNTILSMAPQYINDDLVGLPFSALVVGIDATLGGSTLFRLPMFNEKMKAILNEWAIFLDTPSSASGFTIDGKQWLSPTAKHQYEFDLWEKDSPTLPYWRSWDSFFTRKFLDSAKSRPIASPETNQVVICPNDGSLFCWQPQVKRKDVFWLKDMPYSLEDIFSSSVPEEDATIKQYKLAEMFEGGYVFQTYLNPYNFHRWWVPVNGEVLFDPIVIPGCFFSKVVLPDYGGATTASTPYLAEANARGLVVFKTEDYGYVCCIPLGMSEVSTVQFDEGIKQGAKVNKGDEMGMFHYGGSSFVVIYQNLPDKQLIFMDGDGNYYPQQPPPPGSSAGASNYNTNIGSQIGQWYSKCE; encoded by the coding sequence ATGGTCCTCAAGGCAAAGCCCCAAGCACTTTCGCCCAGCATCCAAGCCCTTAAAGAACTTATCGAAGGCGATACTGTACTTACTTTTTTGGCCAACAATGCCTTCCAGCAAAATGGAAACATTATTGAGGCACACCAAGCGACTAAGGACGTACCAATTCCAAGAATTCCGGATTTAGAAACTCTTCTCCATGCCTTCAATACCATCCTTAGCATGGCCCCACAATATATTAATGATGATTTAGTTGGCTTGCCCTTTTCTGCTCTAGTTGTTGGCATTGATGCCACGCTTGGCGGCAGTACGCTGTTTCGGCTGCCAATGTTTAACGAGAAAATGAAGGCTATTCTAAACGAATGGGCTATATTCCTCGACACCCCATCGTCCGCTTCCGGCTTCACTATAGACGGTAAGCAGTGGCTCTCCCCAACAGCTAAGCATCAGTATGAGTTTGATTTGTGGGAAAAAGACTCTCCGACCTTACCTTATTGGAGGTCTTGGGATTCTTTTTTTACACGCAAATTTCTTGATTCGGCGAAATCTCGGCCGATTGCTAGCCCAGAAACTAACCAAGTTGTGATTTGTCCTAATGATGGCTCACTGTTCTGTTGGCAGCCTCAGGTTAAACGCAAGGATGTATTTTGGCTTAAAGATATGCCTTACTCGTTGGAGGATATTTTCAGCTCCTCCGTCCCTGAGGAGGATGCGACAATCAAGCAGTATAAGCTAGCTGAAATGTTTGAAGGTGGGTACGTATTTCAGACCTATCTAAATCCATACAATTTCCACCGCTGGTGGGTGCCCGTAAACGGTGAGGTGCTGTTTGACCCGATAGTAATTCCAGGTTGCTTTTTCAGTAAGGTAGTACTTCCTGATTATGGAGGAGCAACCACCGCTTCTACTCCTTATCTGGCCGAAGCGAACGCACGTGGCCTGGTCGTCTTCAAAACCGAGGATTATGGATATGTCTGCTGCATTCCTCTGGGCATGAGTGAGGTTTCAACTGTCCAGTTTGACGAAGGCATCAAACAGGGGGCTAAGGTGAATAAGGGCGACGAAATGGGCATGTTTCACTACGGAGGATCTTCATTTGTGGTTATTTACCAGAATTTACCTGATAAACAGTTGATATTTATGGATGGTGATGGCAACTACTACCCTCAACAGCCACCCCCTCCAGGTAGCAGTGCAGGTGCTAGTAACTATAACACCAATATCGGTTCTCAAATTGGACAGTGGTATTCCAAATGTGAATAG